A genomic region of Rhizomicrobium sp. contains the following coding sequences:
- the nuoK gene encoding NADH-quinone oxidoreductase subunit NuoK, whose product MAIGLGQYLFVAAVLFTIGVFGIFLNRKNVIVILMSIELILLAVNINFVAFSSFLHDLVGQVFALFILTVAAAESAIGLAILVVYFRNRGTIAVEDVNLMKG is encoded by the coding sequence ATGGCCATCGGACTTGGGCAATATCTCTTCGTCGCGGCGGTGCTGTTCACCATCGGGGTGTTCGGCATCTTCCTGAACCGCAAGAACGTCATCGTCATCCTGATGTCGATCGAGCTGATCCTGCTCGCCGTCAACATCAACTTCGTGGCGTTCTCCTCCTTCCTGCACGATCTGGTGGGGCAGGTCTTCGCCCTGTTCATCCTGACGGTGGCGGCAGCGGAATCCGCCATCGGGCTCGCCATTCTCGTCGTCTATTTCCGCAACCGCGGCACGATCGCCGTGGAAGACGTCAACCTGATGAAGGGCTGA
- a CDS encoding NADH-quinone oxidoreductase subunit J: MLLQAIAFYVFSAVMLAAAFMVIVARNPVHSVFFLILAFFNAAGLFVLLGAEFLAMILVIVYVGAVAVLFLFVVMMLDVDFAELKSGVQQYILVGAGVGLLLLFELAFFVATKWNLNSAAPSALAHPTPATLSNTEAIGRILYTDYIYYFQVAGLVLLVAMIGAIVLTLRHRPGVRRQNIGKQNARVMADAMTVVDVKPGQGA; encoded by the coding sequence ATGCTGCTCCAGGCCATCGCCTTCTACGTCTTTTCCGCGGTCATGCTCGCCGCCGCGTTCATGGTGATCGTGGCGCGCAACCCCGTGCATTCGGTGTTCTTCCTGATCCTCGCCTTCTTCAACGCCGCGGGCCTCTTCGTGCTGCTCGGCGCCGAATTCCTCGCGATGATCCTGGTCATCGTCTATGTCGGCGCGGTCGCCGTGCTGTTCCTGTTCGTGGTGATGATGCTCGATGTCGATTTCGCCGAGCTCAAGAGCGGCGTGCAGCAATACATCCTGGTGGGCGCCGGCGTCGGCCTGCTGCTCTTGTTCGAGCTCGCCTTCTTCGTCGCGACCAAGTGGAACCTCAACTCCGCCGCGCCGTCGGCGCTGGCGCATCCGACGCCGGCCACGCTCAGCAACACCGAAGCGATCGGGCGCATCCTCTACACCGACTACATCTATTACTTCCAGGTCGCGGGTCTGGTGCTGCTGGTCGCGATGATCGGCGCCATCGTGCTGACGCTGCGCCACCGGCCCGGCGTGCGCCGCCAGAACATCGGCAAGCAGAACGCGCGCGTGATGGCCGATGCGATGACCGTCGTGGACGTCAAGCCGGGGCAGGGAGCCTGA
- the nuoI gene encoding NADH-quinone oxidoreductase subunit NuoI, with protein MATLDRTARQLFFWEFVTSFFLAMRYFFAPKTTINYPFEKGPLSPRFRGEHALRRYPNGEERCIACKLCEAICPAQAITIEAEPRDDGSRRTTRYDIDMVKCIYCGLCQEACPVDAIVEGPNFEYATETREELYYNKDKLLANGDRWEREIARNLELDAPYR; from the coding sequence ATGGCTACACTCGACCGCACCGCCCGCCAGCTGTTCTTCTGGGAGTTCGTCACGAGCTTCTTCCTCGCGATGCGCTACTTCTTCGCGCCGAAGACGACGATCAACTATCCCTTCGAGAAGGGCCCGCTCAGCCCGCGCTTCCGCGGCGAGCATGCGCTGCGCCGCTATCCCAACGGCGAAGAACGCTGCATCGCCTGCAAGCTGTGCGAGGCGATCTGCCCCGCCCAGGCCATCACCATCGAGGCCGAGCCGCGCGACGACGGTTCGCGCCGCACCACGCGCTACGACATCGACATGGTGAAGTGCATCTACTGCGGGTTGTGCCAGGAAGCCTGTCCGGTGGACGCCATCGTGGAAGGCCCGAATTTCGAATACGCCACCGAAACGCGCGAGGAGCTCTACTACAACAAGGACAAGCTGCTCGCGAACGGCGACCGCTGGGAGCGCGAGATCGCGCGCAATCTCGAACTCGACGCGCCGTACAGGTAA
- the nuoH gene encoding NADH-quinone oxidoreductase subunit NuoH: MLLTHYFNTLGLPYGWAWTLSQVLVLGVLEFLMLLMVAAVILLDRKIWAAVQLRRGPNVVGPFGVLQTIADAFKFLLKEVVIPAGANKVIFILAPLVTATLAFAGWAVVPLDDGWVAADINVGILYLFAMSSLGVYGIIMAGWASNSKYPFLSALRAAAQMVSYEVSIGFVIITVLLFAGSLNLSAIVRAQETSSVFAFAGWNVFSILFPMLPIFFVSALAETNRPPFDLVEAESELVAGFFVEYSATPFLLFFLGEYISVLLMCALCSVLFFGGWLPPLNVVPFTLVPGVIWLALKMLFFFFLFAMVKAIVPRYRYDQLMRLGWKVFLPTSLIWVVVTAGYVLVFHHHA; this comes from the coding sequence ATGCTTCTGACGCACTACTTCAACACGCTGGGGCTTCCTTACGGCTGGGCCTGGACCTTGAGCCAGGTCCTGGTGCTCGGCGTGCTCGAATTCCTCATGCTGCTGATGGTCGCCGCCGTCATCCTGCTCGACCGCAAGATCTGGGCGGCGGTGCAGCTTCGCCGCGGCCCCAACGTGGTGGGCCCGTTCGGCGTGCTGCAGACCATCGCCGACGCCTTCAAATTCCTGCTCAAGGAAGTCGTCATCCCGGCCGGCGCCAACAAGGTGATCTTCATCCTGGCGCCGCTCGTCACCGCCACGCTCGCCTTCGCCGGCTGGGCCGTGGTGCCGCTGGACGACGGCTGGGTCGCCGCCGACATCAATGTCGGCATCCTCTATCTCTTCGCCATGTCCTCGCTCGGCGTCTACGGCATCATCATGGCGGGCTGGGCGTCGAATTCGAAATACCCGTTCCTCTCCGCCTTGCGCGCCGCGGCCCAGATGGTGTCCTACGAGGTCTCGATCGGCTTCGTGATCATCACCGTGCTCTTGTTCGCCGGCTCGCTGAACCTCTCCGCCATTGTGCGGGCGCAGGAGACCAGCAGCGTCTTCGCCTTCGCTGGCTGGAACGTGTTCTCGATCCTCTTTCCCATGCTGCCGATCTTCTTCGTCTCGGCGCTGGCCGAGACCAACCGCCCGCCCTTCGACCTGGTGGAGGCGGAGTCCGAACTGGTCGCCGGCTTCTTCGTCGAATATTCGGCGACGCCGTTCTTGCTGTTTTTCCTGGGCGAATACATCAGCGTCCTTCTGATGTGTGCGCTGTGCTCGGTGCTGTTCTTCGGCGGCTGGCTGCCGCCGCTGAACGTCGTGCCCTTCACGCTGGTTCCGGGCGTGATCTGGCTCGCGCTGAAGATGCTGTTCTTCTTCTTCCTTTTCGCGATGGTGAAGGCCATAGTGCCGCGCTATCGCTACGATCAACTCATGCGGCTCGGCTGGAAGGTCTTCCTGCCGACGTCGCTCATCTGGGTGGTGGTCACGGCGGGCTATGTGCTCGTCTTCCACCACCATGCGTGA
- the nuoG gene encoding NADH-quinone oxidoreductase subunit NuoG, with protein MPSRKLIIDGKEVEADDNATLLQVCETTGAEIPRFCYHERLSVAGNCRMCLVEWVGAPKPQASCALQIKDIMPNRDGTPAKINTNSEIARRAREGVMEFLLINHPLDCPICDQGGECDLQDQAMGYGRAAFNRFHENKRAVEDKYMGPLVKTVMTRCIQCTRCIRFATEVAGVPDLGATGRGEDMEITTYLEKAFASELSGNVVDLCPVGALTSKPYAFNARPWELRHTDSVDVMDAQGCNIVVDARGPQVMRVLPRLNEEVNEEWISDKARHACDGLMRQRLDRPYVRKSGKLQPATWGEAFAAIAARVSQTTPDKMAAIAGDLAAAEEVKALKDLMAALGVANIDCRQDGTKLGGARQSYLFNTTIAGVEAADAILLIGANPRWEAPVLNARIRKAWSNGAVKIAGIGVTMNQTYPVADLGAGVEVLEQIANGGHAFAQVLRDAKRPMLILGAGAVARADGAAILKAAAKIAADTGMIGPAGKAAEGGWNGFNVLHTAASRVAALDLGFVPGDGGRDVAGIVDGAQKGEIDFIYLLGADECDVAHLGRAFVVYQGSHGDAGAHNADVILPGAAYTEKEGLYLNFEGRVQPGHRAVFPPGEAKEDWAIIRALSDVLGKKLPYDTLDALRAAMVAEAPHFADHHELVPHGGAGATDWAQVGADRPLDTSLPLGSTMADYYLTNPIARASTTMAECSREFVTGASQMAAE; from the coding sequence ATGCCCTCACGCAAGCTCATCATCGACGGCAAGGAAGTGGAGGCGGACGACAACGCCACGCTGCTGCAGGTCTGCGAGACCACCGGCGCCGAGATTCCGCGCTTCTGCTATCACGAGCGCCTCTCCGTCGCCGGCAATTGCCGCATGTGCCTGGTCGAATGGGTCGGGGCGCCCAAGCCGCAGGCCTCCTGCGCGCTGCAGATCAAGGACATCATGCCGAACCGCGACGGCACGCCGGCCAAGATCAACACCAACTCCGAAATCGCCCGCCGCGCCCGCGAGGGCGTGATGGAGTTCCTGCTGATCAACCATCCGCTCGATTGCCCGATCTGCGATCAGGGCGGCGAGTGCGATTTGCAGGACCAGGCGATGGGCTATGGCCGCGCCGCCTTCAACCGCTTCCACGAGAACAAGCGCGCCGTCGAAGACAAATACATGGGTCCGCTGGTCAAGACCGTCATGACCCGCTGCATCCAGTGCACGCGCTGCATCCGCTTCGCCACCGAAGTCGCCGGCGTCCCCGATCTGGGCGCCACCGGCCGCGGCGAGGACATGGAGATCACGACCTATCTCGAAAAGGCGTTCGCATCGGAACTCTCCGGCAACGTCGTTGATCTCTGCCCGGTCGGCGCGCTGACCTCAAAGCCTTACGCCTTCAACGCGCGCCCCTGGGAGCTGCGCCACACCGACTCCGTCGACGTGATGGACGCGCAGGGCTGCAATATCGTCGTCGATGCGCGCGGGCCCCAGGTCATGCGCGTGCTGCCGCGCCTCAACGAAGAGGTGAACGAGGAGTGGATCTCCGACAAGGCCCGTCATGCCTGTGACGGCCTGATGCGCCAGCGCCTCGACCGGCCTTATGTCCGCAAGAGCGGCAAGCTCCAGCCCGCCACCTGGGGCGAGGCCTTCGCCGCCATCGCGGCGCGCGTGTCGCAGACCACGCCCGACAAGATGGCCGCCATCGCCGGCGACCTCGCCGCGGCGGAGGAGGTCAAGGCGCTGAAGGACCTGATGGCGGCGCTCGGCGTGGCAAATATCGACTGCCGGCAGGACGGCACCAAGCTCGGTGGCGCGCGCCAGTCCTATCTCTTCAACACCACCATCGCCGGCGTTGAAGCCGCCGACGCGATCCTTCTGATCGGTGCCAATCCGCGCTGGGAAGCCCCCGTGCTGAACGCGCGCATCCGCAAGGCCTGGTCGAACGGCGCCGTCAAGATCGCCGGCATCGGCGTGACGATGAACCAGACCTATCCGGTCGCCGATCTCGGCGCCGGCGTCGAAGTGCTGGAGCAGATCGCCAATGGCGGCCATGCCTTCGCTCAGGTGCTGCGCGACGCCAAGCGCCCGATGCTGATCCTCGGCGCCGGCGCGGTCGCGCGCGCCGACGGCGCCGCAATCCTGAAGGCCGCGGCGAAGATCGCCGCCGACACCGGCATGATCGGCCCTGCCGGCAAGGCGGCCGAAGGCGGCTGGAACGGATTCAACGTGCTGCATACCGCCGCCTCGCGCGTCGCGGCGCTCGATCTCGGCTTCGTGCCGGGTGATGGCGGGCGCGACGTCGCCGGCATCGTCGATGGCGCGCAGAAGGGCGAGATCGACTTTATCTATCTGCTCGGCGCCGACGAGTGCGACGTCGCCCATCTCGGCCGCGCCTTCGTCGTCTATCAAGGCAGCCATGGCGATGCCGGCGCGCACAATGCCGATGTCATCCTGCCCGGCGCCGCCTATACCGAGAAGGAAGGTCTCTATTTGAATTTCGAGGGCCGCGTGCAGCCCGGCCATCGCGCCGTCTTCCCGCCCGGCGAGGCGAAAGAGGATTGGGCGATCATCCGCGCGCTCTCCGACGTGCTCGGCAAGAAGCTGCCCTACGACACGCTCGACGCCCTGCGCGCGGCGATGGTCGCCGAGGCGCCGCATTTCGCCGATCATCACGAGTTGGTGCCGCATGGCGGCGCCGGCGCGACCGATTGGGCCCAAGTCGGCGCCGACCGGCCGCTCGACACCTCGCTGCCGCTCGGCAGCACGATGGCCGACTACTACCTGACGAACCCGATCGCGCGCGCCAGTACCACGATGGCCGAATGCAGCCGCGAATTCGTCACCGGCGCCTCGCAGATGGCGGCGGAGTAG
- the nuoF gene encoding NADH-quinone oxidoreductase subunit NuoF: MLADKDRIFTNIYGFQDKSVAGAKSRGLWDGTKKILELGPEGICDVVKKSGLRGRGGAGFATGLKWTFMPKEVKDRPHYLVVNADESEPGTCKDREIMRNDPHHLIEGCLIACFAMRSHTAYIYVRGEFVREREALQAAIDECYEKKLIGKDNVHGWDFDCYVHHGAGAYICGEETALLESFEGKKGLPRMKPPFPANMGIYGCPTTVNNVESIAVVPTIMRRGPEWFASFGRPNNTGTKLFQISGHVEKPCVVEESLGIPMKELIEKYAGGVRGGWDNLLAVIPGGASCPMIPKSVCDEVLMDFDSLKAANSSLGTAAVIVMDKSTDLVKTVARYAYFYKHESCGQCTPCREGTGWMWRVMRRLETGDARVEEIDQLWEVGKQCEGHTICGLGDAAPWPIQGLIRHFRPELERRIAERARQPMAAE; the protein is encoded by the coding sequence ATGCTCGCCGACAAGGACCGCATCTTCACCAACATCTACGGCTTCCAGGACAAGTCCGTGGCCGGCGCGAAATCGCGCGGGCTGTGGGACGGCACCAAGAAGATCCTCGAACTCGGGCCCGAAGGCATCTGCGATGTCGTCAAGAAGTCGGGCCTGCGCGGCCGCGGCGGCGCCGGCTTCGCCACCGGCCTGAAATGGACCTTCATGCCGAAAGAAGTGAAGGACCGGCCGCATTATCTCGTCGTCAACGCCGACGAATCCGAGCCCGGCACCTGCAAGGACCGGGAGATCATGCGCAACGACCCGCATCATCTCATCGAAGGCTGCCTGATCGCGTGCTTCGCGATGCGCTCGCACACCGCCTACATCTATGTCCGCGGCGAGTTCGTGCGCGAGCGCGAGGCGCTGCAGGCCGCGATCGACGAGTGCTATGAGAAGAAGCTGATCGGCAAGGACAACGTCCACGGCTGGGACTTCGACTGCTACGTCCATCACGGCGCCGGCGCCTATATCTGCGGCGAGGAGACCGCGCTGCTCGAAAGCTTCGAGGGCAAGAAGGGCCTGCCGCGCATGAAGCCGCCGTTCCCGGCGAACATGGGCATCTATGGCTGTCCGACGACGGTGAACAATGTCGAGAGCATCGCGGTGGTTCCGACCATCATGCGGCGCGGCCCCGAATGGTTCGCGAGCTTCGGCCGCCCCAACAACACCGGCACCAAGCTGTTTCAGATCTCCGGCCATGTCGAGAAGCCCTGCGTCGTCGAGGAGAGCCTCGGCATTCCGATGAAGGAACTGATCGAGAAATATGCTGGCGGCGTGCGCGGCGGCTGGGACAATCTTCTGGCCGTGATCCCCGGCGGCGCCTCCTGCCCGATGATCCCGAAATCGGTCTGCGACGAGGTCCTGATGGATTTCGATTCGCTGAAGGCGGCGAATTCCTCGCTCGGCACTGCGGCGGTGATCGTGATGGACAAGTCCACCGATCTGGTGAAAACCGTCGCGCGCTATGCCTATTTCTACAAGCACGAGAGCTGCGGCCAGTGCACGCCGTGCCGCGAAGGCACCGGCTGGATGTGGCGCGTGATGCGCCGCCTCGAAACCGGCGATGCCCGCGTCGAGGAGATCGACCAGCTCTGGGAAGTCGGCAAGCAGTGCGAGGGCCACACGATCTGCGGCCTGGGCGACGCCGCGCCCTGGCCGATTCAGGGCCTGATCCGCCATTTCCGCCCCGAGCTCGAACGGCGCATCGCCGAACGCGCCAGGCAACCGATGGCGGCGGAGTAG
- the nuoE gene encoding NADH-quinone oxidoreductase subunit NuoE: protein MSLRRLAPPELQPASFEFNLENQARVEKEIAKYPPGRQASAVISALWIGQEQQGWVTHPMIETIGRRLDMPFIRVLEVATFYTMFNLAPVGKFHLQVCTTPPCTLRGSDDIVAVCKKLIGPAQMTPTADGMLSWTEVECLGACTNAPVFQVYKDFYEDLTAESTARLIEAFRRGEQPKPGPQAGRTGSEPAGGPTTLTDPSLYAKKPEPA, encoded by the coding sequence ATGAGCCTGCGCCGTCTCGCCCCGCCCGAGCTCCAGCCTGCCTCCTTCGAGTTCAATCTCGAAAACCAGGCGCGCGTCGAAAAGGAGATCGCGAAATATCCGCCCGGCCGCCAGGCCTCCGCCGTCATCTCGGCGCTATGGATCGGCCAGGAACAGCAGGGTTGGGTCACCCATCCGATGATCGAAACTATCGGCCGGCGCCTCGACATGCCGTTCATCCGCGTGCTGGAGGTCGCGACCTTCTACACGATGTTCAACCTCGCCCCGGTCGGCAAATTCCATCTGCAGGTCTGCACCACGCCGCCTTGCACGCTGCGCGGCTCCGACGACATCGTGGCCGTCTGCAAGAAGCTGATCGGCCCGGCGCAGATGACGCCGACGGCGGACGGCATGCTGTCCTGGACCGAGGTCGAATGCCTCGGCGCCTGCACCAACGCGCCGGTGTTCCAGGTCTACAAGGATTTCTACGAAGACCTCACCGCCGAATCGACCGCGCGGCTGATCGAGGCCTTCCGTCGCGGCGAACAGCCCAAGCCCGGCCCGCAGGCCGGCCGCACCGGCTCCGAGCCCGCCGGCGGCCCCACCACGCTCACCGATCCATCGCTCTACGCGAAGAAACCGGAACCCGCCTGA
- a CDS encoding class I SAM-dependent methyltransferase: MSRTNLVLRLLDPFAALMLLLSAPALMMAARARWRAPLTRMVQDRIGVGIVGHHYYEPIIHPNDLSKSLDEERNLPGIDLNANAQLELVSHFGYRDELLQIPVEKTAPNQFGYNNGYYGAGDAEILYDIIRHFKPKRLFEIGSGQSTLMARLAIGRNMAERPGYTCYHVCVEPYEQPMLETLGVEVVRKRVEDLGTDFFGPLEDGDILFIDSSHIIRPQGDVLFEYLELLPLLKSGVIVHVHDIFTPRDYPADWVLRSRWLWNEQYLLEAFLSFNAAYQVLLAVNWLSNNHRDKLGDACPVLCSQPEFRPVAFWLRRN; the protein is encoded by the coding sequence ATGTCACGCACGAACTTGGTGCTTCGACTGTTGGATCCGTTTGCGGCCTTGATGCTGCTGTTAAGCGCGCCAGCTCTCATGATGGCCGCGCGGGCCCGTTGGCGTGCTCCGCTCACGCGCATGGTGCAAGACCGCATCGGCGTGGGGATTGTGGGTCACCATTACTACGAGCCCATCATCCATCCCAATGATTTGTCGAAGTCGCTCGATGAGGAGCGGAATCTGCCGGGAATTGATCTCAACGCGAACGCGCAGCTGGAACTGGTCTCGCACTTTGGCTATCGCGACGAATTGTTGCAGATTCCCGTCGAAAAGACCGCGCCGAATCAATTCGGCTATAACAACGGCTACTACGGCGCAGGGGATGCCGAAATTCTTTACGACATTATCCGCCATTTCAAGCCGAAGCGGCTATTCGAGATAGGAAGCGGCCAATCCACGCTCATGGCGAGGCTTGCAATCGGTCGGAATATGGCGGAACGCCCTGGATATACTTGCTATCATGTGTGCGTAGAGCCATACGAACAGCCCATGCTCGAAACACTTGGCGTCGAGGTTGTGCGCAAGCGAGTGGAGGATCTCGGCACCGACTTTTTTGGGCCGCTAGAGGATGGCGACATCCTCTTTATCGACTCGTCGCATATCATACGTCCGCAGGGCGACGTCCTGTTCGAATACCTGGAATTGCTGCCTCTGTTGAAATCCGGTGTCATCGTCCATGTCCATGATATCTTTACGCCGCGCGACTACCCCGCTGATTGGGTGCTGCGGTCGCGATGGCTATGGAATGAACAGTATCTGTTGGAGGCGTTCCTCAGTTTCAACGCCGCATATCAGGTCCTGCTGGCTGTGAATTGGCTGTCCAATAATCATCGCGACAAGCTTGGCGATGCATGTCCTGTCCTGTGCAGCCAGCCTGAATTCAGACCCGTAGCTTTTTGGTTGCGCAGGAATTGA
- a CDS encoding NADH-quinone oxidoreductase subunit D yields the protein MSAVPDIKKDTGNEEAQITLNFGPQHPAAHGVLRLVLDLDGEIVTRVDPHIGLLHRGTEKLIEHKTYLQNIGYFDRLDYVAPMNQEHAYVLAIEKLIGLEVPKRGQYIRVLFSELGRLMNHILNVTFQAMDVGALTPPLWGMESRETMLSYYERVSGSRMHAKYFRPGGVHQDLPPGLLDDIHAFCDPYLKVLDDIDSLLIENRIFKQRNVDIGVIDRAQAEMWGFSGVMLRSAGVAWDLRRAQPYECYNELDFQIPIGRNGDCYDRYVMRMEEMRQSVKIMKQCIEKMPSGPVSSTDNKVVPPKRAEMKSSMEALIHHFKLYTEGFHVPEGEAYAAVEAPKGEFGVYLVSDGSNKPYRCKIRAPSFVHLQAMDYMNKGHMLADVSAVLGSLDIVFGEVDR from the coding sequence ATGAGCGCGGTCCCCGACATCAAGAAAGATACCGGCAACGAAGAAGCGCAGATCACGCTGAACTTCGGCCCGCAGCATCCCGCCGCGCATGGCGTGCTGCGCCTAGTCCTCGACCTTGACGGCGAGATCGTCACCCGCGTCGATCCGCATATCGGCCTCTTGCATCGCGGCACCGAGAAGCTGATCGAGCACAAGACCTATCTGCAGAACATCGGCTATTTCGACCGCCTCGACTACGTAGCCCCGATGAACCAGGAGCACGCCTATGTGCTCGCCATCGAGAAGCTGATCGGCCTGGAAGTGCCCAAGCGCGGCCAATACATCCGCGTGCTGTTCTCCGAGCTCGGCCGGCTGATGAACCACATCCTGAACGTGACGTTCCAGGCGATGGACGTCGGCGCGTTGACCCCGCCGCTTTGGGGCATGGAAAGCCGCGAGACGATGCTGTCGTACTACGAGCGCGTCTCGGGCAGCCGCATGCATGCCAAGTATTTCCGCCCCGGCGGCGTGCACCAGGACCTGCCGCCCGGCCTGCTCGACGACATCCACGCCTTCTGCGATCCCTATCTGAAGGTGCTTGACGACATCGACAGCCTCCTGATCGAGAATCGCATCTTCAAGCAGCGCAATGTCGACATCGGGGTCATCGACCGCGCCCAGGCCGAGATGTGGGGCTTTTCCGGCGTGATGCTGCGCTCCGCCGGCGTCGCCTGGGACCTGCGTCGCGCCCAGCCTTACGAGTGCTACAACGAACTCGATTTCCAGATCCCGATCGGCCGCAACGGCGATTGCTACGACCGGTACGTGATGCGCATGGAAGAGATGCGCCAGTCGGTCAAGATCATGAAACAATGCATCGAGAAGATGCCGTCCGGCCCGGTGTCGTCCACCGACAACAAGGTCGTGCCGCCCAAGCGCGCCGAGATGAAATCGTCGATGGAAGCGCTGATCCACCACTTCAAGCTCTACACCGAGGGCTTTCATGTGCCGGAAGGCGAAGCCTATGCCGCGGTCGAGGCGCCCAAGGGCGAGTTCGGCGTCTATCTGGTGTCGGACGGCTCGAACAAACCCTATCGCTGCAAGATCCGCGCGCCCTCCTTTGTGCATCTTCAGGCGATGGACTACATGAACAAGGGCCACATGCTCGCCGACGTTTCCGCTGTCCTAGGCTCGCTCGACATCGTGTTCGGCGAGGTGGATCGATAA
- a CDS encoding NADH-quinone oxidoreductase subunit C: MADLTALATHLSEALPGAVFGHRLNVGELSVDVAPGEIVRVMSFLRDDPSCEFRILVDLCGVDWPERAERFDVVYHLLSLTRNLRLRVHVHVAEDEAVPSIVAVYPAANWFERETFDMYGIAFADHPDLRRILTDYGFSGHPLRKDFPLTGYVEVRYDDELKRVVYQPVQLVQEFRDFDFMSPWEGAPHILPSGNKAASGNPGKKA; the protein is encoded by the coding sequence ATGGCCGATCTCACCGCCCTTGCGACTCATCTGAGCGAAGCGCTGCCCGGCGCGGTCTTTGGCCACCGGCTGAATGTCGGCGAGCTGTCGGTCGACGTCGCGCCCGGCGAAATCGTGCGCGTCATGAGCTTCCTGCGCGACGATCCGTCCTGCGAGTTCAGGATCCTCGTCGACCTCTGCGGCGTCGACTGGCCAGAGCGCGCCGAGCGCTTCGATGTCGTCTATCACCTGCTGTCGCTCACCAGGAATTTGCGCCTGCGCGTGCATGTGCATGTCGCGGAAGACGAGGCGGTGCCATCCATCGTCGCCGTCTATCCCGCCGCCAACTGGTTCGAGCGTGAGACCTTCGACATGTACGGCATCGCCTTCGCCGATCATCCGGACCTGCGCCGCATCCTCACCGATTACGGCTTTTCCGGTCACCCGTTGCGCAAGGACTTCCCGCTCACCGGCTATGTCGAGGTGCGCTATGACGACGAGCTCAAGCGCGTCGTCTACCAGCCGGTGCAGCTCGTACAGGAATTCCGCGACTTCGATTTCATGAGCCCGTGGGAAGGCGCGCCGCACATCCTGCCCAGCGGCAACAAGGCCGCCTCCGGCAATCCGGGGAAAAAGGCATGA
- a CDS encoding NADH-quinone oxidoreductase subunit B family protein: MGVIPAGPTSPLPYGTAARGGVEGARAARDDEPYFKAMQQEMADKGFLVTSAEALVNWARTGSLMWMTFGLACCAVEMMQANMPRYDLERFGAAPRGSPRQSDVMIVAGTLTNKMAPALRKVYDQMPEPRYVISMGSCANGGGYYHYSYAVVRGCDRIVPVDIYVPGCPPTAEALMYGIMLLQRKIRRTGTIER, from the coding sequence ATGGGAGTGATCCCGGCCGGCCCGACATCGCCATTGCCGTATGGAACGGCCGCGCGCGGCGGCGTCGAGGGCGCCCGCGCCGCGCGCGACGACGAGCCCTATTTCAAGGCGATGCAGCAAGAGATGGCCGACAAGGGCTTTCTCGTGACCTCCGCCGAGGCGCTGGTGAACTGGGCCCGCACCGGCTCCTTGATGTGGATGACCTTCGGCCTGGCCTGCTGCGCCGTCGAGATGATGCAGGCGAACATGCCGCGCTATGACCTCGAACGCTTCGGCGCCGCGCCGCGCGGTTCGCCGCGCCAGTCGGACGTGATGATCGTCGCCGGCACGCTGACCAACAAGATGGCGCCGGCCCTGCGCAAGGTCTATGACCAGATGCCGGAGCCGCGCTACGTCATCTCGATGGGCTCCTGCGCCAATGGCGGGGGCTACTATCATTATTCCTACGCCGTCGTGCGCGGCTGCGACCGCATCGTGCCGGTCGACATTTACGTCCCGGGCTGCCCGCCCACCGCCGAAGCGCTGATGTACGGCATCATGCTTCTGCAGCGGAAAATCCGCCGCACCGGAACGATCGAGCGATAG
- a CDS encoding NADH-quinone oxidoreductase subunit A, with the protein MEKQLLEYLPILIFIGIAGVIATALVLAPVILAPSKPDPEKLSAYECGFNAFGDARMKFDVRFYLVSILFIIFDLEVAFLFPWAITLGATGVFAFWSMVTFLGVLTVGFIYEWKKGALEWE; encoded by the coding sequence ATGGAAAAGCAGCTCCTGGAATATCTCCCCATCCTGATCTTCATCGGCATCGCGGGCGTCATCGCCACCGCCCTGGTCCTGGCACCCGTCATCCTCGCGCCCTCCAAGCCCGATCCCGAAAAGCTCTCGGCCTACGAATGCGGCTTCAATGCCTTCGGCGACGCGCGCATGAAGTTCGACGTGCGCTTCTATCTCGTCTCCATCCTCTTCATCATCTTCGACCTGGAAGTGGCGTTCCTGTTTCCCTGGGCGATCACGCTCGGCGCCACCGGCGTCTTCGCCTTCTGGTCGATGGTGACCTTCCTCGGCGTCCTGACCGTCGGCTTCATCTACGAATGGAAGAAGGGAGCGCTCGAATGGGAGTGA